Proteins encoded within one genomic window of Esox lucius isolate fEsoLuc1 chromosome 12, fEsoLuc1.pri, whole genome shotgun sequence:
- the pcbp2 gene encoding poly(rC)-binding protein 2 isoform X3, with product MDTGVVEGGLNVTLTIRLLMHGKEVGSIIGKKGESVKKMREESGARINISEGNCPERIITLAGPTTAIFKAFSMIIEKLEEDISSSMTNSTATSKPPVTLRIVVPASQCGSLIGKGGCKIKEIRESTGAQVQVAGDMLPNSTERAITIAGTPQSIIECVKQICVVMLEVSPPKGVTIPYRPKPSGSPVIFAGGQAYAVQGQHAIPQPDLTKLHQLAMQQSPFPIAPSNQGFQAGLDASAQTGSHELTIPNDLIGCIIGRQGAKINEIRQMSGAQIKIANPVEGSSDRQVTITGSPASISLAEYLINARLSSEATGLAAN from the exons ATGGACACCGGTGTTGTGGAAGGAGGACTCAATGTCACTTTAACTATTAGGCTACTTATGCATGGGAAG GAGGTTGGGAGCATTATTGGCAAG AAAGGAGAGTCTGTGAAGAAgatgagagaggag AGTGGTGCTCGCATCAACATCTCAGAGGGGAACTGCCCAGAAAGGATCATCACCCTGGCCGGTCCCACCACCGCCATCTTTAAAGCCTTCTCCATGATCATCGAGAAGCTAGAGGAG GACATCAGCAGCTCAATGACCAACAGCACGGCCACCAGCAAACCTCCAGTCACTCTGCGTATTGTCGTGCCGGCCAGCCAGTGTGGCTCACTCATAGGCAAGGGAGGCTGCAAGATCAAGGAGATCCGAGAG tcGACAGGAGCTCAGGTACAGGTGGCTGGGGACATGCTGCCCAACTCCACGGAGCGTGCCATAACTATTGCAGGGACCCCCCAGTCCATCATCGAGTGTGTCAAGCAGATCTGCGTGGTCATGCTCGAGGTA TCTCCACCTAAAGGTGTGACCATCCCCTACAGGCCCAAACCCTCAGGCTCTCCAGTCATCTTTGCAGGTGGTCAG GCCTACGCTGTCCAAGGACAGCACGCCATTCCACAGCCTGAC ctCACCAAGCTCCACCAGCTGGCCATGCAGCAGAGCCCGTTCCCCATCGCTCCCAGCAACCAGGGTTTTCAAG CTGGGTTGGATGCTTCTGCACAGACTGGTTCCCACGAGCTGACCATTCCCAACGAT CTGATTGGCTGCATCATTGGCCGTCAGGGGGCTAAGATCAATGAGATCCGTCAGATGTCTGGGGCTCAGATCAAGATCGCCAACCCAGTGGAGGGCTCCTCTGACAGGCAGGTGACCATCACTGGCTCCCCTGCCAGTATCAGCCTGGCTGAGTACCTGATCAATGCCAG GCTGTCTTCTGAAGCTACTGGACTGGCAGCCAACTGA
- the pcbp2 gene encoding poly(rC)-binding protein 2 isoform X1, which yields MDTGVVEGGLNVTLTIRLLMHGKEVGSIIGKKGESVKKMREESGARINISEGNCPERIITLAGPTTAIFKAFSMIIEKLEEDISSSMTNSTATSKPPVTLRIVVPASQCGSLIGKGGCKIKEIRESTGAQVQVAGDMLPNSTERAITIAGTPQSIIECVKQICVVMLEVSPPKGVTIPYRPKPSGSPVIFAGGQAYAVQGQHAIPQPDVSEGHSLTKLHQLAMQQSPFPIAPSNQGFQAGLDASAQTGSHELTIPNDLIGCIIGRQGAKINEIRQMSGAQIKIANPVEGSSDRQVTITGSPASISLAEYLINARLSSEATGLAAN from the exons ATGGACACCGGTGTTGTGGAAGGAGGACTCAATGTCACTTTAACTATTAGGCTACTTATGCATGGGAAG GAGGTTGGGAGCATTATTGGCAAG AAAGGAGAGTCTGTGAAGAAgatgagagaggag AGTGGTGCTCGCATCAACATCTCAGAGGGGAACTGCCCAGAAAGGATCATCACCCTGGCCGGTCCCACCACCGCCATCTTTAAAGCCTTCTCCATGATCATCGAGAAGCTAGAGGAG GACATCAGCAGCTCAATGACCAACAGCACGGCCACCAGCAAACCTCCAGTCACTCTGCGTATTGTCGTGCCGGCCAGCCAGTGTGGCTCACTCATAGGCAAGGGAGGCTGCAAGATCAAGGAGATCCGAGAG tcGACAGGAGCTCAGGTACAGGTGGCTGGGGACATGCTGCCCAACTCCACGGAGCGTGCCATAACTATTGCAGGGACCCCCCAGTCCATCATCGAGTGTGTCAAGCAGATCTGCGTGGTCATGCTCGAGGTA TCTCCACCTAAAGGTGTGACCATCCCCTACAGGCCCAAACCCTCAGGCTCTCCAGTCATCTTTGCAGGTGGTCAG GCCTACGCTGTCCAAGGACAGCACGCCATTCCACAGCCTGACGTAAGTGAAGGTCATTCC ctCACCAAGCTCCACCAGCTGGCCATGCAGCAGAGCCCGTTCCCCATCGCTCCCAGCAACCAGGGTTTTCAAG CTGGGTTGGATGCTTCTGCACAGACTGGTTCCCACGAGCTGACCATTCCCAACGAT CTGATTGGCTGCATCATTGGCCGTCAGGGGGCTAAGATCAATGAGATCCGTCAGATGTCTGGGGCTCAGATCAAGATCGCCAACCCAGTGGAGGGCTCCTCTGACAGGCAGGTGACCATCACTGGCTCCCCTGCCAGTATCAGCCTGGCTGAGTACCTGATCAATGCCAG GCTGTCTTCTGAAGCTACTGGACTGGCAGCCAACTGA
- the pcbp2 gene encoding poly(rC)-binding protein 2 isoform X2 has product MDTGVVEGGLNVTLTIRLLMHGKEVGSIIGKKGESVKKMREESGARINISEGNCPERIITLAGPTTAIFKAFSMIIEKLEEDISSSMTNSTATSKPPVTLRIVVPASQCGSLIGKGGCKIKEIRESTGAQVQVAGDMLPNSTERAITIAGTPQSIIECVKQICVVMLESPPKGVTIPYRPKPSGSPVIFAGGQAYAVQGQHAIPQPDVSEGHSLTKLHQLAMQQSPFPIAPSNQGFQAGLDASAQTGSHELTIPNDLIGCIIGRQGAKINEIRQMSGAQIKIANPVEGSSDRQVTITGSPASISLAEYLINARLSSEATGLAAN; this is encoded by the exons ATGGACACCGGTGTTGTGGAAGGAGGACTCAATGTCACTTTAACTATTAGGCTACTTATGCATGGGAAG GAGGTTGGGAGCATTATTGGCAAG AAAGGAGAGTCTGTGAAGAAgatgagagaggag AGTGGTGCTCGCATCAACATCTCAGAGGGGAACTGCCCAGAAAGGATCATCACCCTGGCCGGTCCCACCACCGCCATCTTTAAAGCCTTCTCCATGATCATCGAGAAGCTAGAGGAG GACATCAGCAGCTCAATGACCAACAGCACGGCCACCAGCAAACCTCCAGTCACTCTGCGTATTGTCGTGCCGGCCAGCCAGTGTGGCTCACTCATAGGCAAGGGAGGCTGCAAGATCAAGGAGATCCGAGAG tcGACAGGAGCTCAGGTACAGGTGGCTGGGGACATGCTGCCCAACTCCACGGAGCGTGCCATAACTATTGCAGGGACCCCCCAGTCCATCATCGAGTGTGTCAAGCAGATCTGCGTGGTCATGCTCGAG TCTCCACCTAAAGGTGTGACCATCCCCTACAGGCCCAAACCCTCAGGCTCTCCAGTCATCTTTGCAGGTGGTCAG GCCTACGCTGTCCAAGGACAGCACGCCATTCCACAGCCTGACGTAAGTGAAGGTCATTCC ctCACCAAGCTCCACCAGCTGGCCATGCAGCAGAGCCCGTTCCCCATCGCTCCCAGCAACCAGGGTTTTCAAG CTGGGTTGGATGCTTCTGCACAGACTGGTTCCCACGAGCTGACCATTCCCAACGAT CTGATTGGCTGCATCATTGGCCGTCAGGGGGCTAAGATCAATGAGATCCGTCAGATGTCTGGGGCTCAGATCAAGATCGCCAACCCAGTGGAGGGCTCCTCTGACAGGCAGGTGACCATCACTGGCTCCCCTGCCAGTATCAGCCTGGCTGAGTACCTGATCAATGCCAG GCTGTCTTCTGAAGCTACTGGACTGGCAGCCAACTGA
- the pcbp2 gene encoding poly(rC)-binding protein 2 isoform X4: MDTGVVEGGLNVTLTIRLLMHGKEVGSIIGKKGESVKKMREESGARINISEGNCPERIITLAGPTTAIFKAFSMIIEKLEEDISSSMTNSTATSKPPVTLRIVVPASQCGSLIGKGGCKIKEIRESTGAQVQVAGDMLPNSTERAITIAGTPQSIIECVKQICVVMLESPPKGVTIPYRPKPSGSPVIFAGGQAYAVQGQHAIPQPDLTKLHQLAMQQSPFPIAPSNQGFQAGLDASAQTGSHELTIPNDLIGCIIGRQGAKINEIRQMSGAQIKIANPVEGSSDRQVTITGSPASISLAEYLINARLSSEATGLAAN; the protein is encoded by the exons ATGGACACCGGTGTTGTGGAAGGAGGACTCAATGTCACTTTAACTATTAGGCTACTTATGCATGGGAAG GAGGTTGGGAGCATTATTGGCAAG AAAGGAGAGTCTGTGAAGAAgatgagagaggag AGTGGTGCTCGCATCAACATCTCAGAGGGGAACTGCCCAGAAAGGATCATCACCCTGGCCGGTCCCACCACCGCCATCTTTAAAGCCTTCTCCATGATCATCGAGAAGCTAGAGGAG GACATCAGCAGCTCAATGACCAACAGCACGGCCACCAGCAAACCTCCAGTCACTCTGCGTATTGTCGTGCCGGCCAGCCAGTGTGGCTCACTCATAGGCAAGGGAGGCTGCAAGATCAAGGAGATCCGAGAG tcGACAGGAGCTCAGGTACAGGTGGCTGGGGACATGCTGCCCAACTCCACGGAGCGTGCCATAACTATTGCAGGGACCCCCCAGTCCATCATCGAGTGTGTCAAGCAGATCTGCGTGGTCATGCTCGAG TCTCCACCTAAAGGTGTGACCATCCCCTACAGGCCCAAACCCTCAGGCTCTCCAGTCATCTTTGCAGGTGGTCAG GCCTACGCTGTCCAAGGACAGCACGCCATTCCACAGCCTGAC ctCACCAAGCTCCACCAGCTGGCCATGCAGCAGAGCCCGTTCCCCATCGCTCCCAGCAACCAGGGTTTTCAAG CTGGGTTGGATGCTTCTGCACAGACTGGTTCCCACGAGCTGACCATTCCCAACGAT CTGATTGGCTGCATCATTGGCCGTCAGGGGGCTAAGATCAATGAGATCCGTCAGATGTCTGGGGCTCAGATCAAGATCGCCAACCCAGTGGAGGGCTCCTCTGACAGGCAGGTGACCATCACTGGCTCCCCTGCCAGTATCAGCCTGGCTGAGTACCTGATCAATGCCAG GCTGTCTTCTGAAGCTACTGGACTGGCAGCCAACTGA